The following proteins are encoded in a genomic region of Cryptomeria japonica chromosome 11, Sugi_1.0, whole genome shotgun sequence:
- the LOC131070687 gene encoding scarecrow-like protein 21 has translation MSMLKPLDPSDGSSDESNITLGRNFRNGSPEMMSAWNKMRVQYKPELGGITLNSHGYLDSSLTGMQTRVMQLLSQSSLSDIERQAIFSAVKLQNQYSPVSPLTFLDSMGMSDSSFHSAYTSGPYYQQTQNHALINSQGTLYSPATLAEILVSNGGRYPGMPILQNVSSLEKSISTDNLTESNLPFYPSYQSSSDQQGSVIINENSECMRQKLQELERELFSDYEEASVVSLSQSTNFDREWADTIENLLFEDSPVHSPTESTNLRVYSDSTLDYPTVRAFPPQAGSEEHSSFLYQTSSSNQEIYTSTIQQEMDLDEGIPCKQLLIRCASAISEGKLELANNIITRLREMVSIHGDPTERIAAYMVEGLAARIASSGNGLYHALKCKEPPDADNLSAMQILFEVCPCFKFGFMAANGAISEVFREDQKVHILDFDIGQGSQYMNLLEIFAKRPGGPPHVRITGVDDPETVKRPIGGLTMIGKRLEQLALSYRVPFQFVAIAEKIGDVEPQRLDIRPEEALAVNFAFQLHHMPDESVSTRNPRDRLLRMVKSLNPKVVTVVEQEVNTNTAPFLPRFVEALNYYSAVFESLDATLPRESRDRLNVEKQCLARDIVNIVACEGADRIERYELAGKWRARLMMAGFTAYPLSASVNNTIKSQLQSYCNSYNLKEEGGALYLGWLDRILIAASAWH, from the coding sequence ATGTCTATGTTAAAGCCTCTAGATCCATCAGACGGTTCAAGTGATGAAAGTAACATAACTCTAGGAAGAAACTTCCGAAATGGATCACCTGAGATGATGAGTGCATGGAATAAGATGAGAGTGCAGTACAAGCCTGAACTTGGGGGCATTACCTTAAATTCTCATGGTTATCTTGATTCTTCTCTGACAGGGATGCAAACCAGGGTAATGCAGCTACTTTCCCAGAGTTCATTATCTGATATTGAGAGGCAAGCTATCTTCAGTGCAGTAAAGCTACAAAATCAGTACTCACCTGTATCACCACTCACTTTCTTGGATTCTATGGGGATGTCTGACTCCTCATTTCATTCTGCTTACACTAGTGGGCCATATTATCAACAGACACAAAATCATGCTTTAATTAATTCTCAAGGCACTTTGTATAGCCCTGCTACATTGGCTGAAATTTTGGTTTCCAATGGAGGTCGATATCCTGGCATGCCAATTTTACAGAATGTTTCTTCCCTTGAGAAATCTATATCTACCGACAATCTTACAGAGAGTAACTTGCCATTCTACCCAAGTTATCAGTCATCCAGTGACCAACAGGGCAGTGTCATAATCAATGAAAATTCAGAATGCATGAGGCAAAAGCTGCAAGAGTTGGAGAGGGAACTTTTCAGTGATTATGAAGAGGCAAGTGTTGTAAGCCTCTCACAGAGCACAAATTTTGACAGGGAATGGGCTGATACAATAGAAAACCTTTTGTTTGAGGACTCTCCAGTGCATTCTCCAACAGAAAGTACAAACCTAAGGGTTTATTCTGATAGCACCCTAGATTATCCCACAGTACGAGCCTTCCCACCTCAAGCAGGGAGCGAAGAACACTCATCTTTTCTTTACCAAACAAGTTCTTCAAATCAAGAAATATACACATCAACTATTCAACAGGAAATGGATCTTGATGAAGGGATCCCTTGTAAGCAGCTTTTAATTCGTTGTGCTTCTGCAATATCTGAAGGTAAACTAGAATTAGCAAATAATATAATCACAAGACTAAGAGAAATGGTTTCTATTCATGGAGACCCAACAGAAAGAATTGCAGCCTACATGGTTGAGGGTCTTGCTGCACGTATAGCATCTTCAGGAAACGGGTTATATCATGCTTTGAAATGTAAAGAACCACCAGATGCTGACAATTTATCTGCAATGCAGATATTATTTGAAGTTTGCCCATGTTTCAAATTTGGCTTTATGGCAGCCAATGGAGCAATTTCTGAAGTCTTCAGAGAGGATCAGAAAGTTCACATTTTAGATTTTGATATTGGGCAGGGCAGTCAATACATGAATCTCTTAGAGATTTTTGCAAAAAGGCCTGGCGGACCTCCACATGTGCGCATAACTGGGGTAGATGATCCTGAGACTGTTAAACGCCCTATTGGGGGATTGACTATGATAGGAAAGCGCCTTGAACAACTTGCATTATCATATAGAGTtccttttcaatttgttgccattgCAGAGAAAATTGGAGATGTTGAACCACAGAGGCTTGACATCAGACCAGAAGAAGCTCTAGCAGTCAATTTTGCGTTCCAACTGCATCACATGCCTGATGAAAGTGTATCTACAAGGAATCCTCGTGATCGACTTCTAAGGATGGTAAAGTCTCTCAATCCTAAAGTGGTCACTGTAGTGGAACAAGAGGTGAATACTAATACTGCACCTTTTTTGCCCCGGTTTGTGGAAGCTTTAAACTATTACTCAGCAGTTTTCGAATCTTTGGATGCTACGCTTCCAAGGGAAAGCAGAGACCGATTGAATGTTGAAAAACAATGCCTTGCCCGAGACATTGTCAACATAGTTGCTTGTGAAGGAGCAGATAGGATTGAGAGATATGAATTAGCTGGAAAATGGAGGGCCAGATTGATGATGGCAGGTTTTACTGCGTATCCACTCAGTGCCTCTGTGAACAACACAATcaagtcacagctacaatcatactGCAATAGTTACAATCTTAAGGAAGAAGGAGGAGCTCTATATCTTGGATGGTTAGACAGAATTCTCATTGCAGCATCTGCTTGGCATTGA